A single genomic interval of Streptomyces sp. 1222.5 harbors:
- a CDS encoding serine/threonine-protein kinase, whose product MEKLGPGDPQRIGAYRLLARLGAGGMGNVYLARSDRGRTVAVKLVRQELAEQEEFRARFRQEVQAARRVGGYWTAPVLDADTEAAVPWVATGYVAGPSLQQVVGHDHGALPERSVRILAAGLAHALKDIHAAGIVHRDLKPSNVLVTIDGPRVIDFGIARALETTTVGGEGLTRTGSLVGSPGFMAPEQVRGERITPACDVFCLGSVLAYAATGTLPFGAANSSVHALMFRIAQEEPDLDGVPEGIADLVRDCLRKDPGARPTLDAILERTGAEDTVAGGRSRDPWLPGSLVAQLGRHAVRLLEAEDPEGDGTGPGEEAGAGAVAGAPPGAAGSALPPVPAVPPVRPGPGEGQAPPASAGAGSGAPGAAPSGAAGAGGASGASPAAAGGGEHAAVSDGGAVPPAPPAGAVNHLPTVVARQTPPPVAPPAAPGFGAAPGAYGYPQQHPQPATPYGYPQQQPGPGAWGGAQPQYNPYAGGLGATPPYGPPPVGPTQEPERPGRRSTALLVVIALVVALGAGGTVYALMRSGNGTDDKGGDTVSPAPTGSSAPATTGGSSGTPGPTGPTPSDSASADGTIPAGYLGSWETTIDNANGTNTRELTIRQGEVGDTVLTLVADGPSEGGGTYHCVFEASLSEAPGSGGPLEIGPSTVTTGEPASSCSPGEATEVTLLPDGKLKRTKRSGGESLTYTRQ is encoded by the coding sequence ATGGAGAAGCTCGGACCGGGGGATCCGCAGCGCATCGGGGCCTACCGGCTGCTGGCGCGGCTGGGCGCGGGCGGCATGGGGAACGTGTACCTGGCCCGCTCGGACCGGGGACGCACCGTCGCGGTGAAGCTGGTCCGGCAGGAGCTGGCCGAGCAGGAGGAGTTCCGCGCGCGGTTCCGGCAGGAGGTGCAGGCCGCCCGGCGGGTCGGCGGGTACTGGACCGCCCCCGTGCTGGACGCGGACACCGAGGCGGCCGTGCCGTGGGTGGCGACGGGCTACGTCGCCGGGCCCAGCCTGCAGCAGGTGGTGGGGCACGACCACGGGGCGCTGCCCGAGCGGTCGGTACGGATCCTCGCCGCCGGACTCGCGCACGCGCTCAAGGACATCCACGCGGCGGGGATCGTGCACCGCGACCTCAAGCCGTCCAACGTGCTGGTCACCATCGACGGACCGCGCGTGATCGACTTCGGCATCGCGCGGGCGCTGGAGACGACCACGGTCGGCGGGGAAGGACTGACCCGGACCGGCTCCCTGGTCGGGTCGCCCGGGTTCATGGCGCCCGAGCAGGTGCGGGGGGAGCGGATCACCCCGGCGTGCGACGTGTTCTGCCTCGGATCCGTGCTCGCCTACGCGGCGACCGGGACGCTGCCCTTCGGAGCCGCCAACAGCAGTGTGCACGCGCTGATGTTCCGGATCGCCCAGGAGGAGCCGGACCTCGACGGTGTGCCGGAGGGGATCGCCGACCTGGTGCGGGACTGCCTGCGCAAGGACCCCGGGGCCCGGCCCACGCTGGACGCGATCCTGGAGAGGACGGGCGCGGAGGACACGGTCGCCGGCGGTCGGTCCCGTGACCCCTGGCTGCCGGGGTCGCTGGTGGCCCAGCTGGGACGGCACGCGGTGCGGCTGCTGGAGGCCGAGGACCCCGAGGGGGACGGGACCGGGCCGGGCGAGGAGGCCGGTGCCGGCGCCGTCGCGGGCGCGCCGCCGGGTGCGGCCGGGTCCGCGCTCCCGCCCGTACCGGCCGTACCGCCCGTGCGGCCGGGTCCCGGTGAGGGGCAGGCGCCGCCGGCGTCCGCGGGAGCGGGGAGCGGCGCTCCGGGGGCCGCTCCTTCCGGCGCAGCCGGTGCCGGTGGGGCCTCCGGGGCTTCGCCCGCGGCCGCGGGAGGGGGCGAGCACGCCGCCGTCTCCGACGGGGGTGCCGTGCCGCCCGCCCCGCCCGCCGGCGCCGTGAACCACCTTCCGACCGTCGTCGCCCGGCAGACCCCGCCGCCCGTCGCGCCGCCGGCGGCACCCGGGTTCGGGGCGGCGCCCGGGGCCTACGGCTATCCGCAGCAGCACCCGCAGCCCGCCACGCCCTACGGCTACCCGCAGCAGCAGCCCGGTCCCGGGGCCTGGGGCGGCGCGCAGCCGCAGTACAACCCCTACGCCGGCGGGCTCGGTGCCACCCCGCCGTACGGCCCGCCGCCCGTGGGACCGACGCAGGAGCCGGAGCGGCCGGGCCGGCGCTCCACCGCCCTGCTCGTCGTGATCGCCCTGGTCGTGGCGCTCGGCGCGGGCGGCACGGTGTACGCGCTGATGCGCAGCGGCAACGGCACCGACGACAAGGGCGGCGACACGGTCAGCCCCGCGCCGACCGGCAGCTCCGCGCCGGCGACGACCGGCGGGAGCTCCGGGACCCCCGGTCCGACCGGCCCTACGCCCTCCGACTCCGCGTCCGCCGACGGCACGATCCCGGCCGGGTACCTGGGCAGCTGGGAGACCACGATCGACAACGCCAACGGCACCAACACCCGCGAGCTGACCATCCGGCAGGGCGAGGTCGGCGACACCGTGCTGACGCTGGTCGCGGACGGCCCTTCCGAGGGCGGCGGCACCTACCACTGCGTCTTCGAGGCCTCGCTGTCCGAAGCGCCCGGCAGCGGCGGGCCGTTGGAGATCGGGCCGTCCACCGTCACCACCGGCGAACCGGCCTCCTCCTGCTCCCCGGGCGAGGCCACCGAGGTCACCCTGCTGCCGGACGGAAAACTGAAGCGGACGAAGCGGAGCGGCGGGGAGAGCCTGACCTACACCCGGCAGTGA
- a CDS encoding aspartate aminotransferase family protein, which translates to MTPQPNPSAGAAVKAADRAHVFHSWSAQDLIDPLAVAGAEGSYFWDYDGKRYLDFTSGLVYTNIGYQHPKVVAAIQEQAAKMTTFAPAFAVEARSEAARLIAERTPGDLDKIFFTNGGADAVEHAVRMARLHTGRPKVLSAYRSYHGGTQQAVNLTGDPRRWASDSGSAGVVHFWAPFLYRSRFYAETEEQETARALEHLETTIAFEGPGTIAAIILETIPGTAGIMVPPPGYLAGVRELCDRHGIVFVLDEVMAGFGRTGEWFAADLSGVVPDLMTFAKGVNSGYVPLGGVAISQEIAETFGKRPYPGGLTYSGHPLACAAAVATIEVMAQEGVVENAKRLGDTVVGPALAELAERHPSVGEVRGVGMFWALDLVKDRETREPLVPYNAAGEANAPMAAFAAAAKQHGLWPFVNMNRTHVVPPCNVSEAELKEGLAALDAALTVADEYTV; encoded by the coding sequence ATGACCCCTCAGCCCAACCCCTCCGCCGGCGCCGCAGTGAAGGCCGCGGACCGCGCGCACGTCTTCCACTCCTGGTCCGCCCAGGACCTCATCGACCCGCTCGCCGTCGCAGGCGCCGAGGGGTCCTACTTCTGGGACTACGACGGCAAGCGGTACCTGGACTTCACCAGCGGGCTCGTCTACACCAACATCGGCTACCAGCACCCCAAGGTCGTCGCGGCCATCCAGGAGCAGGCCGCGAAGATGACGACCTTCGCACCCGCCTTCGCCGTCGAGGCCCGCTCGGAGGCGGCCCGGCTGATCGCCGAGCGGACCCCCGGCGACCTGGACAAGATCTTCTTCACCAACGGCGGCGCGGACGCCGTCGAGCACGCGGTGCGCATGGCCCGGCTGCACACGGGCCGCCCGAAGGTGCTCTCGGCGTACCGCTCGTACCACGGCGGCACCCAGCAGGCCGTGAACCTCACCGGCGACCCGCGCCGCTGGGCCTCCGACAGCGGCAGCGCCGGTGTCGTCCACTTCTGGGCGCCGTTCCTCTACCGCTCGCGCTTCTACGCCGAGACCGAGGAGCAGGAGACCGCGCGGGCGCTGGAGCACCTGGAGACGACGATCGCCTTCGAGGGCCCGGGGACGATAGCCGCGATCATCCTGGAGACCATCCCCGGCACCGCCGGGATCATGGTCCCGCCGCCCGGCTACCTGGCCGGGGTGCGCGAGCTGTGCGACCGGCACGGCATCGTCTTCGTCCTGGACGAGGTCATGGCCGGGTTCGGCCGGACCGGCGAGTGGTTCGCGGCCGACCTGTCCGGCGTGGTGCCCGACCTGATGACCTTCGCCAAGGGCGTGAACTCCGGCTACGTGCCCCTCGGCGGTGTCGCCATCTCGCAGGAGATCGCGGAGACCTTCGGCAAGCGCCCGTACCCCGGCGGTCTCACCTACTCCGGTCACCCGCTGGCCTGCGCCGCCGCCGTCGCCACGATCGAGGTGATGGCGCAGGAGGGTGTGGTCGAGAACGCCAAGCGGCTCGGCGACACGGTCGTCGGACCCGCCCTCGCCGAACTGGCCGAGCGGCACCCGAGCGTCGGCGAGGTGCGTGGCGTCGGCATGTTCTGGGCGCTGGACCTGGTGAAGGACCGCGAGACCCGCGAGCCGCTGGTGCCGTACAACGCGGCCGGCGAGGCGAACGCGCCGATGGCCGCCTTCGCCGCCGCCGCCAAGCAGCACGGTCTGTGGCCCTTCGTGAACATGAACCGCACGCACGTCGTCCCGCCGTGCAACGTCTCCGAGGCCGAGCTGAAGGAGGGTCTGGCCGCGCTCGACGCCGCACTGACCGTGGCCGACGAGTACACGGTGTAA
- a CDS encoding GntR family transcriptional regulator — protein sequence MPGNGAVTRSTLRQQIADALRDEVLAGRLRPGRAFTVKEIADQYGVSATPVREALVDLSAQGILEADQHRGFRVPEYSLTDYRNMIEARSLVTDGMFQALVSGHPAFRTPPDDPRTAAALATVRRRGEEAQRAAAAGDLTILIGYDLRFWRELSTLFGNPYLADFLDRLRVQSWVCAVQHLLRLPDLRGRLWSGHTELVDALARREADAARAVVAAANAHSLALLEHLANG from the coding sequence ATGCCCGGCAACGGCGCCGTGACGCGCAGCACCCTGCGCCAGCAGATCGCGGACGCGCTGCGTGACGAGGTGCTGGCCGGGCGGCTGCGACCGGGCCGGGCGTTCACCGTCAAGGAGATCGCCGACCAGTACGGCGTCTCGGCCACCCCCGTCCGCGAGGCGCTGGTCGACCTGTCCGCGCAGGGCATCCTGGAGGCCGACCAGCATCGCGGTTTCCGCGTGCCCGAGTACTCCCTGACCGACTACCGGAACATGATCGAGGCCCGCAGCCTGGTCACCGACGGCATGTTCCAGGCCCTCGTCTCGGGGCACCCCGCCTTCCGGACCCCGCCGGACGATCCGCGCACGGCCGCCGCGCTGGCCACCGTGCGCCGCCGCGGCGAGGAGGCGCAGCGCGCCGCCGCGGCCGGCGACCTGACCATCCTCATCGGCTACGACCTGCGCTTCTGGCGCGAGTTGAGCACCCTTTTCGGCAATCCCTATCTGGCCGACTTCCTGGACAGGCTGCGCGTGCAGTCCTGGGTCTGCGCCGTGCAGCACCTGCTGCGGCTGCCCGATCTGCGGGGCCGCCTGTGGTCCGGGCACACGGAACTGGTCGACGCGCTGGCCCGCCGCGAGGCCGACGCCGCCCGGGCGGTCGTCGCCGCCGCGAACGCGCA